TCACAAACATCAGCGTCATCAGCGACAGAGCAAAGAGGATGCTCAAAGGCGCGATGATCTGCTTGGGAATCAGGATGGGCAGGCGATCGCGCCGACAGGTTTGGACGATGCCAATCAGCGCCGGAATGTAGAAAGCGTCTTTGGCGAGCTGCAGCAGGGCGTTGCCGCCGAGGGCGTAGACGACGGTGCCGCTGAAGGGCATGTAAATCAAAAATGCCCACAGGGCCTGCCGCGGATACTTGAAGGATAAAGAGAGAACCAGCAGGGCCAAAGTGACGCCAATGCCGATTTTGGGGTCGCCCTGGAGGGCGCCGAGGCCGATACCGACGGTGCAGGAACCGAGGGCCGCAAAGATCGTGAAGTTGATCAGCTTTTTGCGCTCGAGGGCCGCCCGGCGCTTGATAATGCTTTGCTCTTTTTTGCTGAGGACGGGCTCGTCGGGGGCCGGGGTCGCGTTTTTGGAGCGGCCTTTGCGCCCCTTGGTGGCTTTGGCGCTTTTAGAGCCGCTGGTTTTGGCTTTGGCTTTGGGTTTGGGCATGGCGCATCTCGATGGGCGATCGCCCTTGAGGTTTGGGCGGGGCGTCGCGGGGGCTACAACCGGTGAGGCGAGACTCAAGGCCAGAGTTCCCCCATTGTGCCACCGGCTTTCAGGGCTCGGTGAAGTTGATGCGGGACTTCACCGAGCCTTAATAGGACTAAAAGAGAGCCTAAAGCCCCGATGAAAAGGCCCCCCGAGGGCGCGATCGCGCTCCAGCGGGAGGCCCATAGCTCAAACTCTCACCGAAATCGAAAACGCAAACGCCTAGTCAGCCAGGTGCTGGGAGACCGTCTGGACCAGAGTTTCGGTCCAGTGAGCGGTCATCTCAGCGCTGACGGCCTCGACCATCACCCGGATCACCGGTTCGGTGCCCGAGGCGCGCACGAGGATGCGGCCCTGATCGCCCATGGCGGCCTCGGCGGCCTCAATGGCCTGCTGCACCGGAGCGCAGTCTTGCCAGTTCAGGCGGCGATCGCGGTCTTCTACCCGCACATTGCGCAGCAGCTGGGGATAGGTCTGGAAGCTATTGGCCACCAGCTCCGCCAGCGACAGCCCCGACTGACGCACCAAGAGCGCCACGTGCAGGGCCGTCATCAGGCCATCGCCGCTGATGCCGTAGTGGCGGCAAATGATGTGACCCGACTGCTCCCCGCCCAAAACGGCATTGTGGCGCATCATCTCGGCGTGAACGTACTGATCGCCCACGGACGCCCGCACAAACTTGCCGCCGTGGCCGGTCCAGGCGCGCTCGAAGCCCAGATTGGACATCACGGTGGCCACGAGGACGTCGCCGTGGAGCTGCTGGTTGGCCCGCAGGCGCTGACCCCACAGATAGAGAATGTAGTCCCCGTCGACCGGCTGCCCGGCGGAGTCCACGGCCAAAACGCGATCGGCGTCGCCGTCAAAGGCAAAGCCCACATCTGCCCGGTGCTCCAGCACGGCGGCCTGGAGGCTGGCCAGGTGGGTGGAGCCGCAGTGGACATTGATGCGATCGCCGTCTGGCTGGGCGTGGAGGCAAATCACTTCCGCTCCCATGGCCTTAAACACCTCGGGCGCCAAATTGGCCGCTGCGCCCCAGGCCAGATCCAGCACCACGCGCAGGCCGCTCAGGCCCCCTGCGGCGGCCAGCGGCGTCTGGAGGAATTCGGCATAGCGCTGCACCAGCTCCGGTCGGTAGTGCTGCTGGCCCCAGACTGTCTGGGTGGGCAGCAGGACCTCCAGGTTGCCCCGGACCGCCGCCTCGATTTCCTGCTGGAGGATCTGCGAGAGCTTGGTGCCCTCCCCGCCAAAAAACTTGATGCCGTTGTCCTCGGGCGGATTGTGGCTAGCGGAAATCATGACGCCGCCGGTCGCCTGGGAAATGCTGGCTAGGTAAGCCACGGCTGGGGTCGGACACAGGCCCAGATCCCACACCTCGAGGCCAGCGGCCGTCAGGCCCGCCGAGAGGGCCATTGCCAGCATGCTGCTGGAGTTGCGGGAATCTTGGCCGACGATGACCGGGCCAGGATTACTCGTTTGCGATCGCAGCACTTGACCGGCGCACAGCCCCACATGAAGCGCGAGGGGAGCTGTTAGCAAGTCGCCAGCCTTGCCCCGAATACCATCGGTGCCAAACAGCGGCGATCGCGGCAGATTTGGGAGCGGTCCCCAGCCCGCGTGGGTATGGAGGCGCTTGGCGGGCTCGGGCGATCGCCCCAATAAAGCTTCAGCAGCGCCCGCGCTCTGGGGGCGCGTAGACGATGAAACCATAAACTTTTCCACTCCACACACTCACATTCACTGTGGAGAATATCACCTTTCTCCAGTTCCCTCTTCCGTCGAATGGCGCCTTCGTCCAGTCCAAAAACTGGCGATCGCCCTTCCACTCAGGAACTGCTTCTAATAGGCAGCCCGCCCCTCGCCCAATCCGGACAAATCCTAGACGCTCATCCCCAACTTTTCACCAACTTTTGGCCGCTGCCCAGCGTCGCTAGACTCCCACTTCGTCCAGCAGCGCCGCCATCTCAGGCCACGACAGTCCCTGGGCGATGTACCGCGGCTGCTGGGGATCGTAGGGACCCTCCACCCGATCAATCTGGACAATCACTGCCTCGTCCGGCAGCACCGGCACATCGGGATCAAAGGCCGTCGGACGCACCAGCGAACTGGAAAACCCCCGAAAAATCATCACCTGGTCGCTCTCGCCCTCGACCTGCGCAGCCACCACCAGCACTTCCTGGGGGCGCTTGATCGTGTATTGCTCGAGGCGGCGATTGATAGAAGCGCTCATACTCGCGGCTCCAGAAACGGGCGATCGCTACTGCTCCGTTGCCGATCGCCCCTGGCGCGACAGCCGGAAAAACACAAAATAGCCCAGGTACAGCACATAAATCACCAGGCCCATAATGCCCAGAAAGCCCAAAAAGCCTGGCTTCGTATTCGCGTGGAAAAACGCCCGGAATCCCCAGGGCGCATCCAGCCACACCCGGCAAAACGGATCCGCCAAAATGGTGGCCTGAGGACTCACCGCGCACTTGAGCGAAGGAATCGCCAGCAGCAGCCCCAGCCCGTTGTACACCGTTATCGCCCAGCGCCACGACAAGAACGAGAGCTTGAAGGAATTCATGGGCTGATCGTCGATCTCCTCATTGAGATCCACCCAGAACCAGAGAGACAGCGGGATCAGCACCCGCGCGGCCACCCCGGTCAGATACCCAATGGGAAACGCCCCGATCAGCAGGTACACCGTAATGCCCAGTAAACTCGCCACCCGCCAATAGATGATGAGCACCCGCAGAATGGCCTCCGAGTTTTTCACAAAGGCCCAGATTAGCCCGATCAGCGGCAAGATCACCGTCAAGAGCACAGCAAGTCTGTAATCGGTCCAAACCAGCGATCGAAAAAGCTCAAATTCCATAGCGGTCAATAGCAGCAGTGACTGAAAGTCAATGGGCGTGAAACGGCGCGATCGCCTTCCTGAGCGTCCCAGAAAATCCTGAAAAATCTCTAGGAGAAACGCTTCGCAGGCGCAGTGCCCCGAACGTCGTACCTATCATCTCAGGATTTGCCAAATTTGCGCCAAAAAAAGAAGCAACACTATCGCCTCAATGGGAAGGGTTGCTTCTGGGCAAAGCAGCCGTTATCGACTGCGATTTTGGGTCGTTGAGAAAAATCGGAAAAACTAGTCGTCGTAAACGCGGCACTCTGCGGCTTCCGGGTTAGCGTCGCAGTACTGCTCTAGAGAGTTCTTAGGCTTGACATCGCGCTGGTGAGCCGCCTCAGCCTGAAGTTCTTCAACCGCGTCCCAAGCTGCAGCGCACTCTTCGGAGTTCGCACCGCTAGAATCGCAAGCCATCCGGGCTTGCTCGCGCTCTTTTTGAATCTGATCGTGAATATCACTCATGGGTCTTAACCGTGTTTGCCACTGATTCACACTAAATCTGCGGAAGATCAGGCGGTTTGCGCCAGCCCACCACAGGATAGCTATCCTATGGTCTTCCTCCATTAGTACACAGAGCTGAATGTCCCCTAGGGGTTGGTTCCTATTTCTTAAGATTGAGTGCTTAAGACGTCAGAAGACTTCAGACTTTCGTCAGCGTTCAGCTCAACATCCGCTATGCGTTGCTTGGGGGCAAAGCCAGCGGCGCTTATGTAACACCATGTTAACGTACAGGGCGATGCTCTGTAGTAGCTGCGCCTTTGCGCTCAGGAGATATCTGCCCTACGGCTTGGCGTCCGAGATTTCGCAGCCCCAGAGGCAGCGCGACAGCCGTCCCTCGCAGCAGCAGCGAGTCACAGGGTACTGTTGCGGCGGCCGAGCTCGAAGATGCCGCAGCCGACGACGGCCAGGATGCCGGTGCTGATGGACCAGCTGCGGCCTAGGCTCCACTCTAGGCCGTAGTGGCAGGCGATGCCGGTGACTAAAAACGGCAGGATGCTGAGGATAGAGGCGTAGAAGGCGTTTTGGTTTTCGCTGGTCTGTCGCTCTTTCTCGAAGGCCTCGGCAGAGGTGTAGAGCGATCGCTCGGCGAAGTTGAGCCAGCGGTTGATTTGCTCAGTGATCCAGGTGCCCACAGGGGAGAATCCAAGGTAGAGCGCCAAGGCCCACAGCGTGCTGCCTGCGATCGCCGTTTTGTCGATCGCGAGCAAGAAGGGAAAGAAATCAGTCAGCATCTCAGACACCGCAAAGCACTCCCCGGGTTGTATCAAAAACAGCAAACTGACGTCGTGCAGCCGCCCAAAGACGCCAAAGGCTGGCCTAGAGCGTTTCTAGCTGCCCCTGAACTTGTAGATGGCTCAGGAGCCAGTTGGTCATCGTGGCCCGCCGGGTGAGGCGTGGGACCAGCTCATTGACCTTGTAGCCGCCAAAGCCCAGCGTTTCCTTGAGGAGCTGCTTGTTTTCGGCGGGGATCGAGCGGGTCAGCTTGACGGTTGCTGGGCGGCTCTCAATAAAGTCAGGCGGCGTGGGATAGGTCTCGCGCCACTCTGGGGCCACAGCGCTGGTGTCCCAGGCCTCAGTGGCGGGGTCGTAGCGATACCCGAGGGCATCCCATACCAGGCGATTGGTGGTGTCATCGTCGAGCTGATCGTTCAGAATTGCCCAGAGCGTTTCTGAGGTCAAAGGTGGCAAATCAGGCATGGGTTTGGCAAACACTCAACCGGGAGATTGCTCCGTTTGGCGGGCGATCGCCCCATGGTTCAGACTACTGCCTTGGGGAGCATTTTCCTAGCACCGCCTTCGGGAGGGTCAGGCGTGACGACACAAGCAATTCATCCCAAGCTGAATTCATTGCGGCACCGACGCTTCGGGGACAGCGTGAGGCTTTTGTCGCGTCAGGTGACATACTCCTACACCGATACTGACGTATCCGGTGTAGGCTTCTCAGTGACCCCTGGTAACCCATCGGGCGTTTTCTGAGCTTTATTGACGGAATGCCCTACCGCCAAATACTTGATGTTGATCGCTGCATTGTGGTCACGGTCCATCGTCAGCCCGCACTCAGGACAGGTATGAATCCTGTCCTGAAGTGTTTTTGGCACCTTGACCCCGCAACCAGAGCAGCTCTGAGACGTGCCGCTGGGATTCACCGCAATCGTTAGCAACCCGGCTCTTTCAGCCTTGATTGCCAGAATTTGCAGAAACTGGCCCCAGCCAGCATCATGGGTCGATTTTGCGAGTCGCGTTCTCGCAATACCTCGAATGTTCAGCTTTTCGTGAGCGACATGCTTCCTTTGGAATAAAAGCTTGTTTGCGACCTTGTGGTGAAAGTCCTTGCGCTGATTTGAGACTTTTAGGTGCGCCTTGGCAACTCGTTTAATCGCCCTCTTTCGGCGATTGGAGTCTTTCTTCTTTCGAGACAGTGAACGCTGCAACCGCTTCAGGCGCCTTTCGGCTTTGCGGTAGTGCTGGGGAATAGGTTCTTCCTGTCCTGAGTCGTCTACCAAGAAAGATTTCAAGCCCATATCAATCCCAGTCGTGTTCTCAAGACTTGGAGCGTCAGGCGTGAGGATGGGAACCGATGCGTCCTCAAGACTCAGGGTCACATACCAGCCATCGACTTTGTAGCTGACGGTAGCGGTCTTGATCTTGAACCCTTCCGGTAAGGGTCGATGCTGAATCAGTTTCACCCAGCCCATCTTGGGCAGGTTGATCTGCTTGCCCTGGATGCAGTCCTGTTTGATCTGCGGGAAAGTAAATGAGCGGTAGCGTCCAGCGCTTTTGAATCGAGGTTTACCGCTTCGCTTGCCGCTACAGTCTCCTTTGAGCCAGCGGTCAAAGGTCTTCTTCACCCGGCCAATGCAGTCTTGTAGGACTTGAGAATGAATCTGCTGGTACTCCGGGAATAAAGTCTTGGAGTTGACCAGGTCTCGTTTCTGGGAGTAGAAGTCAGGATTTTCTCGCAGTTCTGGCAGATGACAAATTAAGGGACAGGCATTGATGTCACAGCGATTTTGTTCATGCCAAGAGAACCGCTCACCGAGACGGTAGTTGTACTGTCTGCGCAGCAATTCCAGCCATTCGCTCATCAAGGCGACTTGACTAGATGCTGGGCGCAATCGGTACTGGTAAGCAGTTCTCACTTCAACATTTTACTAGGTGAGATTTTTCAGCATACGTCCATTGAGCTGGAGAGTATGATTTTCTGATTTGAGGCGAAAGAGGGGGTTCATGACGGGGCTGGTAGGCTCTCGCGTCAAACATAGTTCACCGACCGTCCCGCCATGAACGCGCCTTCGTCTCAAGCCAAATCAGAGATTATGGACATGAGGCTTCTGGCTGAACTAGCTAAGATCGAAAAAGCCCAGCAGAATTTTTTGGGCGTTTGGGAGTTGTAGGTGATAGAAACGCCGTCCTCAGCCTCGTCCCCGCAGGCTGCTCTGATGTTGGGCGATCGCCGTCATCAAGATCCGCCGCAGTTGTGGCCTGTCGTGGTAGCAGGCTCCGTGGTGCTGCACTTGGTGGCGCTGGTGGCGATGCGGTTTTATTCGCTGGAGATGCGCAGTCGCTCAGCCGCCCTGCCAGAGACACCCATGGCCATCGAGCTGCTGGAGGTGACGCCTGAGGCCGGTGAACCAGTGACCGCTGCACCGCCAGCCGCCGCTCCGAACCCAGACATTTCCAGCGCTGCCCCACCGCCCCAGACCGCCCCCGCAGACACAGCAGCCCCCCAGCCCCTCCTGGGCGACGAGGGAGAAGAGATCGCCCTTCCGTCTGACCGGCAGGGGGCGATCGCCCAAGCGCCAGCCCAGCGTCCATCGCCTCCCACACCCGCCCCGACACCAACCCCCCCTCCCCGATCGGAGGCACCGGCCCCAGCCCCCACACCGACGCCGTCTCCAAGCCCTACCCCCTCGCCAACTCCACCCCCAACGCCCGACCCCCCCAGCCCCACCAATTCCCCCGAAGCCCCACCCGCTGACGCTCCCACGCCTAGCGATGGGGAAGGAGATCTGCCTAGCAGTGGGGAAACCTCGACAGAAACAGAAACGCCCGCAGACGCTGAGACTCCGGGAGAGGCCAGCAGCGAGACGCCTCCCGAAAGCGCAGAAGCGCCTGAGCCCGAGCCCACCCAGCCCGAAGAACCACCGGCGCCTGAGCCTGATTTGGGACCTGCCACTTCGGACACCCGCCTGCCCGATCCGGGCGAGGTGATCGATCCGGGCGACGTCGCCCAGGCCCC
This genomic stretch from Geitlerinema sp. PCC 7407 harbors:
- the glmM gene encoding phosphoglucosamine mutase translates to MVSSSTRPQSAGAAEALLGRSPEPAKRLHTHAGWGPLPNLPRSPLFGTDGIRGKAGDLLTAPLALHVGLCAGQVLRSQTSNPGPVIVGQDSRNSSSMLAMALSAGLTAAGLEVWDLGLCPTPAVAYLASISQATGGVMISASHNPPEDNGIKFFGGEGTKLSQILQQEIEAAVRGNLEVLLPTQTVWGQQHYRPELVQRYAEFLQTPLAAAGGLSGLRVVLDLAWGAAANLAPEVFKAMGAEVICLHAQPDGDRINVHCGSTHLASLQAAVLEHRADVGFAFDGDADRVLAVDSAGQPVDGDYILYLWGQRLRANQQLHGDVLVATVMSNLGFERAWTGHGGKFVRASVGDQYVHAEMMRHNAVLGGEQSGHIICRHYGISGDGLMTALHVALLVRQSGLSLAELVANSFQTYPQLLRNVRVEDRDRRLNWQDCAPVQQAIEAAEAAMGDQGRILVRASGTEPVIRVMVEAVSAEMTAHWTETLVQTVSQHLAD
- a CDS encoding DUF3177 family protein, whose translation is MEFELFRSLVWTDYRLAVLLTVILPLIGLIWAFVKNSEAILRVLIIYWRVASLLGITVYLLIGAFPIGYLTGVAARVLIPLSLWFWVDLNEEIDDQPMNSFKLSFLSWRWAITVYNGLGLLLAIPSLKCAVSPQATILADPFCRVWLDAPWGFRAFFHANTKPGFLGFLGIMGLVIYVLYLGYFVFFRLSRQGRSATEQ
- a CDS encoding Calvin cycle protein CP12, coding for MSDIHDQIQKEREQARMACDSSGANSEECAAAWDAVEELQAEAAHQRDVKPKNSLEQYCDANPEAAECRVYDD
- a CDS encoding DUF1823 family protein, which codes for MPDLPPLTSETLWAILNDQLDDDTTNRLVWDALGYRYDPATEAWDTSAVAPEWRETYPTPPDFIESRPATVKLTRSIPAENKQLLKETLGFGGYKVNELVPRLTRRATMTNWLLSHLQVQGQLETL
- a CDS encoding RNA-guided endonuclease TnpB family protein, which gives rise to MRTAYQYRLRPASSQVALMSEWLELLRRQYNYRLGERFSWHEQNRCDINACPLICHLPELRENPDFYSQKRDLVNSKTLFPEYQQIHSQVLQDCIGRVKKTFDRWLKGDCSGKRSGKPRFKSAGRYRSFTFPQIKQDCIQGKQINLPKMGWVKLIQHRPLPEGFKIKTATVSYKVDGWYVTLSLEDASVPILTPDAPSLENTTGIDMGLKSFLVDDSGQEEPIPQHYRKAERRLKRLQRSLSRKKKDSNRRKRAIKRVAKAHLKVSNQRKDFHHKVANKLLFQRKHVAHEKLNIRGIARTRLAKSTHDAGWGQFLQILAIKAERAGLLTIAVNPSGTSQSCSGCGVKVPKTLQDRIHTCPECGLTMDRDHNAAINIKYLAVGHSVNKAQKTPDGLPGVTEKPTPDTSVSV